CCCCGCCGTCGCGTTCGTCGCGGGGCGGGCGCTCGGCCTCGGCGGCGTCGAGCTGGGGATCGTCGCGCTCATGGCGGCGCTCCCGACCGGCGTCACCGTGTTCACGGTCGCGAAGGCCTTCGGCCGCGCCGAGGAGCCCGTCGCGGCGACGATCCTCGTGACGACGCTCGCGGCGGCGTTGACGCTTCCGGTCCTATTGGCGCTCGTGTGAGGCGAGCGGCGGACGCTCCCGCCCGGCCCCCGCGCGGGGCGGCGGACCGGCCCGCACGAGGATCGCAAGCAGCGCGACGGCCCCGAGCGTGAGGCCGAAGGTGACGCCCGCGAGGATCGGCTCGTTCGCGGTGCAGGGCACCGTGAAGGGGCGGAGGTGGCACCCGGAGCGGTACGTGTGGAGCACGCCCGTGTAGTCGACGACGTCGTTCGCGAGAACCCACGCCGCGACGAGGGCGACCCCGCGCGCGAAGCGGGCGTCGCGCCGGAGGTCGTGCACGAAGACGCCGGCAAGGGCGACCATGCCGAGGTGGAGCCAGAGAAGCCAGAAGTTGAGGTTGAAGGTCCAGGTCTCGAACCAGGCGTCGTACTGGACGAGGACGTAGGCGGTCCACAACCCGACCTGCACGTTCGCGACGAAGGCGAGGGCGTCGAGCCACGCCCAGCGCTTCCCGAAGTGGTACGCGACGAGCGCGGCCTGGGCCCAGAGGACGGCGAGCGGGCTGTCGGGGACGAAGATCCAGAGGTGGATCGGGGTGACCGCGAACTGGTCGAGGTAATAGTAGAAGCCGTAGGCGATCCCGCCGAGGTTCACGAGCAGGATGGCGGCGCGCCAGCGGGCGTCGGCCTTGAAGGCGTGGAGGCGCTCGAAGAGGTCCACGCGGAGCGCAGGATCCCGCGCGACATGAACCTTGGCGGCCTGCGTCCCGGACCCGGACCCGGACCCGGACCCGGTCCCGGTCCCGGTCCCGGTCCCGGCACCCGGCACCCGGTCCCGGTCCCGTCGCCCGGCGCCCGGCACCCGGCACCCGGTCCCGGTCCCGGCGCCCGGCGCCCGGCACCCGGCACCCGCTCCCGGTCCCGGTCCCGGCGCCCGGCGCCCGGCAACCGAACCGCGCGCGCGGCCCCGGGATCCGGTCGCGCGCCCTCGACCCCTGCTGCTGAAGCCTTATAAGGCGAAACCCGCCATGCGGTCGTATGACGCGCGAGGTCGTGATCGCGTCGGCGGTCCGGACGCCCATCGGGAAGTTCAACGGCTCGTTGAAGGCGTTCAAGGCGCCGGCCCTCGGCGGCCTCGTGATCTGGGAGGCGCTCGGCCGGGCGGGGGTCGAGGCGCGGGACGTCGACGAGGTCGTGATGGGGAACGTCCTCCAGGCGGGCCTCGGCCAGGCGCCGGCGCGCCAGGCGGCGCTTGCCGCGGGCCTTCCGGCCTCGATCGCGGCGGTCACGGTCAACAAGGTGTGCGGGTCGGGCCTCAAGGCGGTCATGCTCGCGGCGCAGGCGATCAAGGCGGGCGACGCGGACGTCGTCGTCGCGGGCGGCATGGAGTCGATGACGAACGCTCCGTACTATCTGCTGAACGCGC
This is a stretch of genomic DNA from Candidatus Thermoplasmatota archaeon. It encodes these proteins:
- a CDS encoding DUF1405 domain-containing protein, producing the protein MDLFERLHAFKADARWRAAILLVNLGGIAYGFYYYLDQFAVTPIHLWIFVPDSPLAVLWAQAALVAYHFGKRWAWLDALAFVANVQVGLWTAYVLVQYDAWFETWTFNLNFWLLWLHLGMVALAGVFVHDLRRDARFARGVALVAAWVLANDVVDYTGVLHTYRSGCHLRPFTVPCTANEPILAGVTFGLTLGAVALLAILVRAGPPPRAGAGRERPPLASHERQ